A genomic region of Streptomyces sp. NBC_00247 contains the following coding sequences:
- the rapZ gene encoding RNase adapter RapZ — MTDHEHRHAEPTQPDPDRTDGADVSTGTTNETGDAVPTAIPELVIISGMSGAGRSTAAKCLEDLGWFVVDNLPPALIPTMVELGARSQGNVARIAVVVDVRGRRFFDNLRESLADLDTKHVTRRIVFLESSDDALVRRFESVRRPHPLQGDGRIVDGIAAERDLLRELRGDADLVIDTSSLNVHELRAKMDAQFAGDQEPELRATVMSFGYKYGLPVDADLVVDCRFLPNPHWVPELRPFTGLNEEVSAYVFDQPGAKEFLNQYTELLQLVAAGYRREGKRYVTIAVGCTGGKHRSVAMSEKLSARLAAEGIETVLVHRDMGRE; from the coding sequence ATGACCGACCATGAGCACCGCCACGCAGAACCCACGCAACCGGACCCGGACCGAACAGACGGAGCAGACGTGAGCACGGGCACCACCAACGAGACGGGCGACGCCGTCCCGACGGCCATCCCCGAACTGGTGATCATCTCCGGGATGTCCGGCGCCGGCCGGTCCACCGCCGCGAAGTGTCTGGAGGACCTCGGCTGGTTCGTCGTCGACAACCTCCCGCCCGCCCTGATCCCGACCATGGTCGAGCTCGGCGCGCGCTCCCAGGGCAACGTGGCCCGGATCGCCGTGGTCGTGGACGTACGCGGACGCCGCTTCTTCGACAACCTCCGCGAGTCCCTGGCGGACCTGGACACCAAGCACGTCACCCGCCGGATCGTCTTCCTGGAGTCCTCGGACGACGCCCTGGTGCGGCGATTCGAGTCGGTCCGCCGCCCCCACCCCCTCCAGGGCGACGGCCGGATCGTCGACGGCATCGCGGCCGAGCGCGACCTGCTGCGCGAACTGCGCGGCGACGCCGACCTCGTCATCGACACCTCCAGCCTCAACGTCCACGAGCTGCGCGCCAAGATGGACGCCCAGTTCGCCGGCGACCAGGAGCCGGAGCTCCGCGCCACGGTGATGTCGTTCGGCTACAAGTACGGTCTGCCGGTCGACGCCGACCTCGTGGTGGACTGCCGCTTCCTGCCGAACCCGCACTGGGTGCCCGAGCTGCGCCCCTTCACCGGCCTGAACGAGGAGGTGTCCGCGTACGTCTTCGACCAGCCGGGCGCCAAGGAGTTCCTCAACCAGTACACCGAGCTGCTCCAGCTCGTCGCCGCCGGATACCGCCGCGAGGGCAAGCGCTACGTGACCATCGCGGTCGGCTGCACGGGCGGCAAGCACCGCTCCGTCGCGATGTCGGAGAAGCTCTCCGCCCGCCTCGCCGCCGAAGGCATCGAGACCGTCCTCGTCCACCGGGACATGGGGCGAGAGTGA